The segment CGCAATCAAATCACTATAGCCCGTGTCAATTTGCTGATAAGGCGTTTGCCCAGCGGCTAAGGAATCACCAAGCGCTACATAGCTTTCTGCTTGGGCAGAAACAGATGGAGCCCAATACATGATGGACAATAACATAACTCCTATTAAGCTCCATAGTCGCTTCATCTGCTTCCCCTCCAGTTCTTCCTACTAAAAAGCCCAGCTACCTTTACGGAAAATCGGCTCAACAGTACCATCTGGTAAAATACCATCAATATCCATATCACCGCTACCAATCATAAAGTCTTCATGTGTAACAGAAATATTTGCACCTAATGCTTCCAATTGACCATTTTCTAAGTCCCTGCCACCCTCTAAACAAGTTGGGTATGCCTCACCAATTGCTAAATGGTTTGACGCATTTTCATCGAATAATGTATTAAAATATAAAATTTCCGATGCTGAAATTGGTGATTCATGCGGAACAAGTGCAACTTCGCCTAGATAGCCTGAGCCTTCATCTACTTGGATAAGCTCTTGCAATAAATCATGCCCTACCTGTGCTTCAGCTTTAATAATTTTCCCTTCTTCAAATGTTAGCTTAAAGCCATCAATAATATTTCCTTGATAGACAAGTGGCTTTGTATTCGTAACATAGCCATTTACACCTTGCTTCATTGGCAGTGTATACACTTCTTCTGTTGGCATATTAGCAATAAAAACATTACCCTCAGGCGTTTTGCTACCGCCAGTAAGCCATTTATGCTGCGGTGCTAGAGCAATTGTTAAATCTGTGCCTGGTGCTGTATAGTGTAGCTTTGCGTATTTTTTACTATTTAACAACTTGGCACGTGCTTCTAAAGTAGCTACATGCTCACGCCAGTTATCCACGGCATTACCCTCTCCAATATGCACCGTTTTAAAAATAGCTTCCCATAATGCAGGTACTTGCTCTTCTGCTGTTAAATTTGGAAATACCTTTGCTGCCCACTTTGGTGAAGGTACTGCCACAATTGACCAAGCTATTAAATCCTTCATCACCGCATTGCGATAGTTTTTCAATGCCGCTCCTGATACTTTTTGATGTGTCGCTAATCGATCAGCAGGAATTCCCGTTAATTTATCAGGGTCTGCAGCATCAATCCATAATAGAGCCCCT is part of the Lysinibacillus sp. FSL K6-0232 genome and harbors:
- a CDS encoding aminopeptidase; this translates as MTFAEKLQAYAELAVKVGVNIQPGQYLLVNTSVDALDFARLVVKEAYKAGAGRVHVNFSDDEIDRAYFEHASDEEFNRFPEWVVKMRDELIERKGALLWIDAADPDKLTGIPADRLATHQKVSGAALKNYRNAVMKDLIAWSIVAVPSPKWAAKVFPNLTAEEQVPALWEAIFKTVHIGEGNAVDNWREHVATLEARAKLLNSKKYAKLHYTAPGTDLTIALAPQHKWLTGGSKTPEGNVFIANMPTEEVYTLPMKQGVNGYVTNTKPLVYQGNIIDGFKLTFEEGKIIKAEAQVGHDLLQELIQVDEGSGYLGEVALVPHESPISASEILYFNTLFDENASNHLAIGEAYPTCLEGGRDLENGQLEALGANISVTHEDFMIGSGDMDIDGILPDGTVEPIFRKGSWAF